The Mercurialis annua linkage group LG2, ddMerAnnu1.2, whole genome shotgun sequence genome contains a region encoding:
- the LOC130015171 gene encoding uncharacterized protein LOC130015171 gives MNQDHRNLRARQIAEHTDTQLHLQRDIRIKTLQEGIFQKLRVRPGYKKTWYAKEKAIANRFGQWDDSFKEICNFMTNVTVANPRTVWHATGTPIENNPQFRTFKHMFWTYEPVVKGFQYCKPVVYIDGTHTYGKYEMTLLIASAIEGTITSCR, from the exons ATGAACCAAGACCATCGCAATTTAAGAGCGCGACAGATAGCTGAACACACCGACACGCAATTGCATCTGCAACGTGACATTAGGATTAAAACGCTTCAAGAGGGCATTTTTCAAAAACTGCGAGTTAGGCCTGGATACAAAAAAACTTGGTATGCCAAGGAAAAGGCCATTGCAAACAGGTTCGGACAATGGGACGACTCTTTCAAGGAGATTTGCAATTTTATGACGAATGTCACCGTTGCTAATCCCAGGACAGTCTGGCATGCTAccg GTACACCAATTGAAAACAATCCACAATTCAGAACTTTCAAGCATATGTTTTGGACTTACGAGCCAGTGGTGAAGGGTTTTCAGTATTGCAAGCCTGTGGTGTACATCGACGGCACCCACACATATGGAAAATACGAAATGACTTTGCTGATTGCTTCTGCAATTGAAGGAACAATCACATCATGCCGATAG